Proteins encoded in a region of the Mesoflavibacter profundi genome:
- a CDS encoding efflux RND transporter permease subunit, translating to MRKLIEYFIRYHVAVYVFLIAFFVFGVIGAFSLKSSFFPLTESKIINVAITYPGASPQEIEEGIVLQIEDNLKGLKGIDRVTSVSRENSGTITVEIEKGESLDFMLLEVKNAVDRVPSFPTGMEPLVVSKQEAVRETISFALSGKDIPLVTLKQLARQVETDLRAIDGISQISISGFPDEEIEIAVDELDLLAYNLTFNDVATAVSNANILVTGGNVKTEAEEYLIRANNREYYGKELSNIVVKASSDGKVIRLKDVAIIRDRFSETPNATYFNQELAVNITITSTNNEDLISSADKVNEYIETYNQKYDKVRLDVVRDLSITLKQRTQLLTENAVVGILLVLVFLSVFLNTRLALWVAFGLPISFLGMFAFAGQFDVTINVLSLFGMIIVIGILVDDGIVIAENIYQHYEKGKKPVQAAIDGTLEVIPPVVSAIITTLLAFSLFFFLDSRIGEFFGEVSVIVILTLVVSLVEALIILPAHLAHSKALRIKKEDIHAKKSKGFFAIMRGINKAGDNFMSYLRDKIYAPVIDFVLKFKLLTLGIFVALLVLTFGALGGGIIKTAFFPRIASDAANIELVMPAGTNVKITDSIISMIEEKAFIVNEELTEKFLKGTGKQLFENTIVEINSSSTATLRINLLPGEERPDAIQSFLVTNRLEELVGPVIGTERLIYGSGGNFGGSPVSVSLLSNNIEELKAAKNALKTNLQSNPLLKDIGDNDPAGIKEIRLQLKDNAYLLGLDLRTVMAQVRSGFFGAQAQRFQRGQDEIRVWVRYDKNNRSSINDLDAMRIVTPTGERVTLKDIADYSIVRGDVAINHLEGKREIQVYADLKDPGTSPNDILDDIKNNFLPTLQSKYPTLTASFEGQNREFNKLNSSLAKAGIPILLLIYITIAFTFRSYSQPLLLILLIPFSLTAVAWGHWISGFPVNVLSLLGIIALIGIMVNDGLVLIGKFNSNLKEGMQFDQALAEAGKSRFRAIFLTSLTTIAGLAPLLFEQSRQAQFLKPMAISISYGIGYATVLTLLVLPLFLSFSNAIKKNVKWLATGKDVTKEEVERAIIEQNDVNKH from the coding sequence ATGAGAAAACTAATTGAATACTTTATACGATATCACGTTGCTGTATACGTCTTTTTAATTGCGTTTTTTGTTTTTGGAGTTATAGGTGCATTTTCATTAAAATCATCGTTTTTTCCGCTTACAGAATCAAAAATTATAAACGTTGCAATAACGTATCCTGGTGCATCACCACAAGAAATAGAAGAAGGTATTGTACTTCAAATAGAAGACAATTTAAAAGGATTAAAAGGAATAGATAGAGTCACTTCTGTGTCTAGAGAAAATAGCGGAACGATTACTGTAGAAATTGAAAAAGGCGAAAGCCTAGATTTTATGCTTCTTGAAGTTAAAAATGCTGTAGATAGAGTACCTTCTTTTCCAACAGGAATGGAGCCATTAGTAGTATCTAAACAAGAAGCGGTTAGAGAAACAATTTCTTTCGCGTTAAGCGGAAAAGACATTCCTTTAGTCACTTTAAAACAATTGGCAAGACAGGTAGAAACCGATTTACGTGCAATAGATGGTATTTCGCAAATTTCTATTTCTGGTTTTCCTGATGAAGAAATTGAAATTGCAGTTGACGAGCTTGATTTACTAGCCTATAATTTAACCTTTAACGATGTAGCAACAGCAGTTAGTAATGCCAATATTTTAGTAACTGGAGGAAATGTAAAAACCGAAGCAGAAGAGTATTTAATTCGCGCAAATAATAGAGAATATTATGGCAAAGAACTTTCTAATATTGTAGTCAAAGCATCTTCAGACGGAAAAGTGATTAGGTTAAAAGATGTAGCAATAATAAGAGATCGTTTTTCAGAAACACCAAACGCTACTTATTTTAATCAAGAATTAGCAGTTAATATAACTATAACTAGTACAAATAACGAAGATTTAATTTCATCTGCAGATAAAGTCAATGAGTATATAGAAACTTATAATCAAAAGTATGATAAAGTGCGATTAGATGTGGTAAGAGATTTATCTATTACCTTAAAACAACGTACACAATTATTAACAGAGAATGCTGTAGTTGGTATTTTACTAGTCTTAGTTTTTCTATCGGTTTTTCTTAATACAAGATTGGCACTTTGGGTAGCTTTTGGTTTACCAATTTCGTTTTTAGGTATGTTTGCGTTTGCAGGTCAATTTGATGTAACTATAAACGTACTTTCATTATTCGGAATGATTATCGTTATAGGTATTTTAGTTGACGATGGAATTGTAATTGCAGAAAATATCTATCAGCATTACGAAAAAGGAAAAAAACCAGTACAAGCAGCAATAGATGGAACTTTAGAAGTAATTCCGCCAGTAGTATCTGCTATAATCACTACGCTTTTAGCCTTTTCTTTATTCTTCTTTTTAGATAGTCGTATAGGAGAATTTTTTGGTGAAGTTTCGGTAATAGTAATATTAACGCTAGTAGTTTCATTAGTAGAAGCATTGATAATTCTACCAGCGCATTTAGCACATTCAAAAGCATTAAGAATAAAAAAGGAAGATATTCATGCTAAAAAATCAAAAGGTTTTTTTGCTATAATGCGTGGTATTAATAAAGCTGGAGATAATTTTATGTCCTATTTAAGAGATAAAATTTATGCACCAGTTATAGATTTTGTATTAAAATTTAAACTATTAACTCTAGGTATTTTTGTAGCACTTTTAGTGCTAACTTTTGGTGCACTAGGTGGCGGAATTATAAAAACAGCATTTTTTCCTAGAATAGCTAGTGACGCAGCAAATATAGAGCTAGTAATGCCAGCTGGAACAAATGTAAAAATTACAGATTCTATAATTTCAATGATCGAAGAAAAAGCATTTATTGTAAATGAAGAATTAACAGAAAAATTTTTAAAAGGAACAGGAAAACAACTTTTTGAAAACACGATTGTAGAGATTAATAGTAGCTCTACAGCTACCTTGCGCATTAATTTATTACCAGGAGAAGAACGACCAGATGCGATACAATCTTTTCTAGTCACCAATAGATTAGAAGAGTTAGTTGGTCCAGTAATTGGTACAGAACGATTAATTTATGGATCTGGAGGAAATTTTGGTGGTAGTCCTGTTTCAGTGTCACTATTAAGTAATAATATTGAAGAATTAAAAGCAGCCAAAAACGCTTTAAAAACCAATCTGCAATCTAATCCATTATTAAAGGATATTGGTGATAATGATCCAGCAGGAATTAAAGAGATTAGATTACAATTAAAAGACAACGCTTATTTGTTAGGTTTGGATTTAAGAACCGTAATGGCGCAAGTTAGATCTGGTTTTTTTGGTGCGCAAGCGCAACGTTTTCAACGTGGTCAAGACGAAATTAGAGTTTGGGTTCGTTACGATAAAAACAACAGAAGTTCTATTAACGATTTAGATGCAATGCGAATTGTTACACCAACTGGCGAACGTGTTACTTTAAAAGATATTGCAGATTATTCGATAGTTAGAGGTGATGTTGCTATCAATCACTTGGAAGGTAAAAGAGAAATTCAAGTTTATGCAGATTTAAAAGATCCAGGAACAAGTCCAAACGATATTTTAGACGATATAAAAAATAATTTTTTACCAACCTTACAATCTAAATATCCAACACTAACAGCTTCTTTTGAAGGACAAAATAGAGAGTTTAATAAATTAAATAGTTCTCTAGCAAAAGCAGGAATACCAATATTACTTTTAATATACATTACCATAGCATTTACCTTTAGAAGTTACTCACAACCATTACTGTTAATATTATTAATTCCGTTTAGTTTAACAGCTGTTGCATGGGGACATTGGATTTCTGGATTTCCAGTAAATGTACTTTCGTTATTAGGTATAATTGCATTAATAGGTATCATGGTAAACGATGGATTAGTGTTAATTGGTAAATTTAATAGTAATCTTAAAGAAGGTATGCAATTTGATCAAGCCTTAGCAGAAGCTGGAAAATCTAGATTTAGAGCCATTTTCCTAACGTCATTAACAACTATCGCTGGATTAGCACCATTACTATTTGAGCAAAGTAGACAAGCACAATTTTTAAAGCCTATGGCGATTTCAATTTCATATGGTATTGGTTACGCTACAGTATTAACCTTATTAGTATTGCCTTTATTTTTATCTTTTAGTAATGCTATAAAGAAAAATGTAAAATGGTTAGCAACAGGTAAAGATGTTACAAAAGAAGAAGTAGAACGCGCAATTATAGAACAAAACGATGTCAATAAACATTAA
- a CDS encoding TolC family protein, translating into MSINIKILIATVLIVMSINTINAQELLTKDEAIQTALENNYGVKIAKNNVEVAKNNAEILNSGYLPTVTGTAGATYNVDNTEAQFSNGTTTTLSGAESSRYNAGINLNYTLFDGFGRRYNYKILKEQYQLSELQARETIENTIVQLLTVYYNVAQLSDNLETLNQTLAVTKDRLTRAQYQFDYGQNTKLEVLNAQVDINTDSINIINTKQQIKIAKRDLKLVLGEELLQDFNVETEVDFTLQFKKDSLYQNAKKRNVALLQTEKNIAISQLDIKTGKSGYLPTLGLTGSYGWNKSNNNAASFVAVSTNTGLSGGLNLTWNLFDGGTTITRVKNAKINLQTQQLQKENILLTIKTNFENAWDDYQNKLEIYNIQETNILTAQNNFDRTQEKFKIGQVNSIEFRQAQLNLLTAELSRNQAKFSAKLAELQLLQISGELLNVPF; encoded by the coding sequence ATGTCAATAAACATTAAAATTTTAATCGCTACTGTATTAATTGTAATGTCAATTAATACAATAAATGCGCAAGAATTGTTAACTAAAGATGAAGCTATTCAAACCGCTTTAGAAAATAATTACGGCGTAAAAATTGCCAAAAACAATGTTGAAGTTGCTAAAAATAATGCAGAGATTTTAAACTCTGGATATTTGCCAACAGTAACAGGAACAGCTGGTGCAACTTACAATGTAGATAATACAGAAGCGCAATTTTCTAACGGTACAACAACAACATTATCTGGCGCAGAAAGCTCTAGATACAATGCAGGAATTAATCTAAATTATACCCTTTTTGATGGTTTTGGTAGACGTTACAACTACAAAATTTTAAAAGAGCAATATCAATTATCAGAGCTTCAAGCAAGAGAAACAATAGAAAATACAATTGTTCAATTATTAACTGTTTACTACAATGTAGCGCAATTGTCGGATAATTTAGAAACATTAAATCAAACATTAGCGGTAACAAAAGATAGATTAACAAGAGCTCAATACCAATTTGATTATGGGCAAAACACCAAATTAGAAGTTTTAAATGCGCAAGTAGATATTAATACAGATAGTATAAATATAATCAATACAAAACAACAAATTAAAATAGCAAAACGTGACTTAAAATTAGTGTTAGGCGAAGAGTTGCTTCAAGATTTTAATGTAGAAACCGAAGTAGATTTTACATTACAATTTAAAAAAGATAGTCTATATCAAAACGCTAAAAAACGTAATGTAGCTTTATTACAAACCGAAAAAAATATAGCGATAAGCCAGTTAGATATTAAAACAGGTAAATCGGGTTATTTGCCAACATTAGGTCTAACAGGATCTTACGGTTGGAATAAAAGTAATAATAATGCAGCTTCTTTTGTGGCTGTATCTACAAATACAGGATTATCTGGCGGATTGAATTTAACGTGGAATTTATTTGATGGTGGTACCACTATTACAAGAGTAAAAAATGCTAAAATTAATCTGCAAACACAGCAATTACAAAAAGAGAATATCTTACTTACAATAAAAACAAATTTTGAAAATGCTTGGGACGATTATCAAAATAAATTAGAGATTTATAATATACAGGAAACTAATATTTTAACAGCTCAAAATAACTTTGATAGAACACAAGAAAAATTCAAAATCGGACAGGTAAATTCAATCGAATTTAGACAAGCCCAATTAAATCTTTTAACTGCAGAATTAAGCCGAAATCAAGCTAAGTTTTCGGCAAAATTAGCCGAGCTTCAATTGCTTCAAATTAGTGGAGAATTGCTAAACGTTCCGTTTTAG